Proteins encoded by one window of Candidatus Sumerlaea chitinivorans:
- a CDS encoding Group 3c [NiFe]- hydrogenase, delta subunit, which produces MSEKFEPRIIGFFCNWCTYTAADLAGVSRLKYAPNLRTIRVMCSGRIDPQFVLEAFARGADGVLIGGCHPGDCHYISGNYKCLRRFKLLKRVVRDMGIEPERLRLEWISASEGERLKNVVNEMVEQVRALGPLNLPKRFVEWDKEVAELREHVAAAQQQEEAMSHA; this is translated from the coding sequence ATGTCTGAGAAATTTGAACCGAGAATTATCGGTTTCTTTTGCAACTGGTGTACGTACACCGCAGCAGATCTAGCAGGTGTCTCCCGCCTGAAGTACGCGCCAAACCTTCGCACGATCCGCGTCATGTGTAGCGGCCGGATTGACCCGCAGTTTGTGCTGGAGGCATTCGCGCGGGGAGCAGACGGGGTCCTCATCGGTGGCTGTCACCCCGGCGACTGTCACTATATCAGTGGCAACTACAAGTGCTTACGGCGCTTCAAGCTCCTGAAACGTGTCGTTCGGGACATGGGTATCGAGCCGGAGCGGCTGCGCCTCGAGTGGATTTCAGCCTCTGAGGGCGAACGGCTGAAAAATGTGGTCAACGAAATGGTGGAGCAGGTTCGCGCCTTGGGGCCTCTCAACCTACCGAAACGCTTTGTGGAATGGGATAAGGAGGTTGCGGAGTTGCGCGAGCACGTCGCCGCAGCCCAACAGCAGGAGGAGGCAATGAGCCATGCCTGA
- a CDS encoding CoB--CoM heterodisulfide reductase subunit B, whose translation MKFGYFPGCSVLGTGRACEESTQAIVRELGVELEEIEDWNCCGATAYMSVDEHNALALAARNIALAEKQGATQMTTPCSGCYLVLNKTKHYIEEYPAVGNRVKESLKRTGLQYKGTVRVRHMLDILVNDVGLDTIRKHVQHPLKGVKVAAYYGCQTVRPYKDFDQYHFPETIDKLCEALGAEPVHFPLKTRCCGGSQMGTLPQVAQRLVFAILREAKRQGANVIVSVCPLCHFNLDSYQHDIISRFKEDVGITCLYYTQMMGLAFGIDPNTLGLHRNLTWDRSPLRQQMAAVGVGA comes from the coding sequence ATGAAGTTTGGTTATTTCCCCGGTTGTTCGGTGTTGGGCACTGGCCGTGCCTGCGAAGAAAGCACTCAGGCCATCGTGCGGGAACTGGGTGTAGAGCTTGAAGAAATCGAGGACTGGAACTGCTGCGGTGCGACAGCGTACATGTCCGTGGACGAACACAACGCTTTGGCTCTCGCTGCCCGCAATATCGCGCTAGCAGAAAAGCAAGGGGCGACGCAGATGACGACCCCGTGCAGTGGATGCTACCTCGTGCTCAACAAAACCAAGCACTACATCGAAGAGTATCCCGCGGTGGGCAATCGCGTAAAAGAATCCCTCAAACGCACGGGGCTTCAGTACAAAGGCACCGTGCGCGTTCGCCACATGCTCGACATTCTTGTGAATGACGTTGGGCTCGACACCATCCGCAAGCATGTGCAGCATCCACTGAAAGGGGTGAAGGTGGCCGCCTACTACGGCTGCCAGACGGTCCGACCCTACAAGGATTTCGACCAGTATCACTTTCCGGAGACCATTGACAAGCTCTGCGAAGCGCTTGGGGCGGAACCGGTGCACTTCCCCCTAAAAACCCGGTGTTGCGGCGGTAGCCAGATGGGGACACTTCCTCAGGTCGCTCAACGCCTCGTTTTCGCAATTCTTCGGGAAGCCAAGCGGCAGGGAGCAAACGTGATCGTGAGCGTTTGCCCACTGTGCCACTTCAACCTCGATTCTTATCAGCACGACATTATTTCACGGTTCAAAGAGGACGTCGGCATCACCTGCCTTTACTACACGCAAATGATGGGACTGGCGTTTGGCATCGACCCGAACACGCTCGGCTTGCACCGCAATCTGACGTGGGACCGTAGTCCGCTGCGTCAGCAGATGGCTGCAGTCGGCGTGGGAGCTTGA
- a CDS encoding CoB--CoM heterodisulfide reductase subunit A, translating to MTQGNGTEIRIGVYICHCGVNIAGTIDVKAVAEAAGKLPNVAIARTYKYMCSDPGQELIISDIAEHQLNRIVVAACSPNLHEATFRGAMERAGINPYYFQMVNIREHGSWVHTDPVAATEKAKDQVRAAVARVVHHKPLERKRLAVNQSVLVVGGGIAGITAALDLAKSGKRVYLVEREPSIGGHMAKYDKTFPTLDCAACILTPKMSEVREHPNITLWTYSEVTEVAGHIGKFKVKVRRKPRYIDEELCVGCMDCVSACVFKEPKFEDEFNEGLGKRKPIYMPFPQAVPPVVTIDPETCLKFRTGKCKAPCETVCDRKAVDFNQTERIEEIEVGAVIIATGFKTFDATRLPLYGYGIYPNVYTSLEVERLVNSSGPTGGEIVCRDGRKPKSIGIIHCVGSRDKKTNRWCSRVCCMYSLKLAHLLREHTGADVYQFYIDMRCPGKGYDEFYEKLLDEGIQMIRGRAAEVTDWTMTPEEEGKLVIRVEDTLSAYVRRIPVDMVVLSVGLEPAEGADEIRRMFNISCSKEGFFLEKHPKLAPVETATAGVFIAGCCQGPKDIPDTVAQAGAAAAQAMALLDKGYVEMEPNTAYINADHCSGCKSCIPLCPYHAISFNEATGKAEINEALCSGCGTCVASCPSGSITQNLFEDAQIFSEIDEVLSYV from the coding sequence ATGACGCAAGGAAACGGTACAGAGATTCGAATCGGGGTCTACATCTGCCATTGCGGCGTCAACATTGCTGGCACGATTGACGTCAAGGCGGTAGCCGAAGCAGCTGGCAAGCTGCCGAACGTGGCCATCGCCCGCACTTACAAATACATGTGCTCGGACCCCGGCCAAGAGCTTATCATTTCGGATATCGCCGAGCATCAGTTGAACCGGATCGTGGTTGCGGCGTGTTCACCCAACCTCCACGAAGCAACCTTCCGAGGAGCCATGGAGCGCGCCGGCATCAATCCCTACTATTTCCAAATGGTGAATATCCGCGAGCACGGCTCGTGGGTCCACACGGATCCCGTAGCGGCAACCGAAAAAGCGAAAGATCAGGTCCGTGCTGCCGTAGCTCGTGTGGTGCACCATAAGCCACTGGAACGCAAGCGCCTCGCGGTCAACCAGAGCGTGCTGGTCGTCGGAGGGGGCATCGCCGGCATTACCGCCGCCCTCGATCTTGCGAAAAGTGGCAAGCGGGTATATCTCGTGGAGCGCGAGCCTTCGATCGGCGGCCACATGGCCAAGTACGATAAGACCTTCCCAACCCTCGACTGCGCTGCGTGTATTTTGACCCCCAAAATGAGCGAAGTCCGCGAGCACCCCAACATCACTCTGTGGACGTACTCCGAGGTCACGGAAGTCGCGGGGCATATCGGGAAGTTCAAAGTCAAGGTGCGACGCAAACCCCGCTACATTGACGAAGAACTCTGTGTTGGATGCATGGACTGCGTGAGCGCATGCGTCTTTAAGGAACCCAAGTTTGAAGACGAGTTCAACGAAGGGCTCGGCAAACGCAAACCCATCTACATGCCCTTCCCGCAGGCCGTACCGCCCGTGGTGACGATTGATCCCGAGACCTGCTTGAAATTCCGCACAGGCAAGTGCAAGGCGCCATGCGAGACGGTCTGCGACCGCAAGGCCGTCGATTTCAACCAGACCGAACGCATTGAGGAAATCGAGGTCGGTGCGGTCATCATTGCGACCGGATTCAAGACCTTCGACGCCACGCGGCTCCCTCTCTATGGCTATGGCATTTACCCGAATGTTTACACGTCGCTTGAGGTGGAGCGACTCGTCAATTCCTCCGGGCCGACCGGTGGCGAGATCGTGTGTCGAGACGGGCGCAAGCCCAAGTCCATCGGCATTATCCACTGCGTCGGCTCACGCGACAAGAAAACAAACCGCTGGTGTTCGCGCGTCTGCTGCATGTATTCGCTGAAGCTCGCCCATCTCTTGCGCGAACACACCGGCGCAGACGTTTACCAGTTCTACATTGATATGCGCTGCCCGGGAAAAGGTTACGACGAATTCTACGAAAAGCTCCTCGACGAGGGCATTCAGATGATCCGTGGCCGGGCGGCTGAGGTCACCGACTGGACCATGACTCCGGAAGAGGAGGGCAAGCTGGTGATCCGCGTCGAGGACACCCTCTCTGCGTACGTGCGACGCATTCCCGTGGACATGGTCGTACTGTCCGTGGGACTCGAGCCGGCGGAAGGAGCAGACGAGATTCGGCGGATGTTCAACATCTCATGCTCCAAAGAAGGATTCTTCCTCGAGAAGCACCCAAAGCTTGCCCCGGTGGAGACGGCAACGGCGGGAGTCTTCATCGCAGGCTGCTGTCAAGGGCCGAAAGATATTCCCGACACGGTGGCACAGGCTGGGGCCGCCGCCGCGCAAGCCATGGCGCTCCTCGACAAAGGCTACGTCGAGATGGAGCCGAACACGGCCTACATCAACGCCGACCATTGCAGCGGTTGCAAGTCATGCATCCCACTGTGCCCGTATCACGCCATTTCCTTCAACGAAGCCACAGGCAAAGCGGAGATCAACGAGGCGCTGTGCTCCGGATGCGGCACCTGCGTGGCGTCATGTCCGTCCGGTTCGATCACGCAGAACCTCTTTGAGGATGCTCAAATCTTTAGCGAAATTGATGAGGTGCTGAGCTATGTCTGA
- a CDS encoding Rrf2 family transcriptional regulator, with product MLALNQTTAYAILTLGLLNGPGGEPRRVHELAAASGIPRPYLAKLVHRLRLLGFVTTQRGYRGGVCLARPASEIRLIEVAEAVSGRPFSAPCLLGLRVCNDPRACPLNRFWSKTIELVRTGLSRATLLDANGLHCVAAARAGKYIPSAASPKSPNTPRSPTNDAAKTILKLRERRTE from the coding sequence GTGCTGGCTCTGAATCAAACCACGGCGTACGCGATCCTAACCCTCGGATTGCTCAACGGACCGGGCGGTGAGCCCCGGCGAGTCCACGAGCTCGCCGCGGCTTCGGGGATTCCTCGTCCTTATCTGGCCAAGCTCGTCCACCGTCTCCGTTTGCTGGGGTTCGTTACCACTCAACGTGGTTATCGCGGAGGGGTTTGCCTCGCACGCCCTGCCTCGGAGATTCGGTTGATCGAAGTCGCGGAAGCGGTGTCGGGACGACCGTTCTCGGCGCCGTGCCTGCTTGGCTTACGAGTCTGCAACGACCCTCGCGCCTGCCCGCTCAACCGCTTTTGGAGCAAGACGATCGAATTGGTGCGAACCGGGCTAAGCCGGGCCACACTCCTGGACGCGAACGGACTCCACTGTGTGGCCGCGGCACGCGCGGGAAAATATATCCCTTCTGCGGCGTCGCCCAAATCCCCAAACACGCCACGCTCCCCCACGAACGATGCCGCAAAGACGATTCTCAAGCTGCGTGAAAGGAGGACCGAGTGA
- a CDS encoding Alcohol dehydrogenase, whose amino-acid sequence MTVRAYAAMAAGRPLEPYTYERPSSLGPFDVELEVECCGICHSDIHLIDNDWKVSTYPLIPGHEVVGTVARMGAEVKHLTIGQRVGLGWQCGSCMACEWCERGEEPCCDAHQATCVGHPGGYAEYVVADSRFVFPIPDTLPSEAAAPLMCGGITVYTPLARFTRPAQRVGVIGIGGLGHLALQFARAMGCEVTAFSTSPSKEAEAKRLGAHEFVVSTDSQAMAKRAGYFDLLISTVSADLDWPQWLKLVRKLGRLQIVGASPGNISVPVSMLIGGQKSIGATIIGNRATIREMLEFAARHGVRAQAEVMPLDRVNDAIARVRANEARYRMVLKVR is encoded by the coding sequence ATGACAGTCCGAGCTTATGCAGCGATGGCCGCAGGCCGTCCTCTGGAACCCTATACCTATGAGCGCCCATCCAGCTTAGGGCCGTTCGATGTCGAACTCGAGGTCGAATGTTGCGGGATTTGCCACAGCGACATCCATTTGATTGATAACGACTGGAAAGTAAGCACCTACCCTCTGATCCCCGGCCACGAAGTGGTGGGAACGGTTGCTCGAATGGGGGCCGAGGTGAAACACCTAACGATTGGGCAACGCGTTGGATTAGGCTGGCAGTGCGGCTCGTGCATGGCCTGTGAATGGTGTGAGCGGGGCGAAGAACCCTGCTGCGATGCCCACCAAGCCACGTGCGTTGGTCATCCGGGCGGCTACGCTGAGTACGTCGTGGCCGATAGCCGCTTTGTGTTCCCGATTCCGGACACTTTGCCTTCGGAGGCAGCGGCTCCCCTGATGTGTGGAGGGATCACAGTCTACACACCCCTTGCCCGGTTTACGCGGCCAGCGCAACGGGTGGGAGTGATCGGCATCGGCGGACTCGGGCATTTGGCGCTCCAATTCGCGCGCGCCATGGGGTGCGAGGTCACAGCTTTCTCCACGTCCCCTTCCAAGGAAGCGGAAGCGAAAAGGCTCGGCGCCCATGAGTTTGTTGTCTCGACCGATAGCCAAGCGATGGCCAAACGTGCAGGCTATTTTGATCTTCTCATCTCCACGGTGAGTGCGGATCTCGATTGGCCGCAGTGGCTGAAGTTGGTCCGAAAATTGGGGCGGCTGCAAATCGTAGGCGCGTCGCCGGGCAACATTTCGGTGCCGGTCAGCATGCTGATTGGCGGCCAGAAAAGCATCGGCGCCACCATCATTGGCAATCGAGCTACCATTCGCGAAATGTTGGAATTTGCGGCTCGCCACGGAGTGCGGGCACAGGCAGAGGTCATGCCCCTTGACCGCGTCAATGACGCCATTGCGCGGGTTCGGGCGAATGAAGCACGCTACCGCATGGTCCTCAAAGTGCGCTGA
- a CDS encoding CoB--CoM heterodisulfide reductase subunit C encodes MDVTTRHIKYQADCDPSFPAAIKSIPGCEKLDSCIQCGTCSGVCPMSIYMDMTPRRVMNLVRYGFKKEVMASNTIWLCSSCYACTVECPREIKVTDIMYALKQMAIREKAYPRRFRMVVLANEFYKMVRARGRVNEIHLVTRLNLLTNPLEMLKMARLGIELIRRGRFSLRPDAVKDPQRIREIMEYQGNGNGRKEVATK; translated from the coding sequence ATGGATGTAACAACTCGGCACATCAAATATCAGGCGGATTGCGACCCGAGTTTTCCAGCTGCCATCAAAAGCATTCCCGGCTGCGAAAAACTCGACAGCTGCATTCAGTGCGGAACATGCTCGGGTGTCTGTCCCATGAGTATCTACATGGACATGACACCGCGGCGCGTCATGAACCTTGTCCGCTACGGCTTCAAAAAGGAGGTCATGGCCTCGAACACCATCTGGCTATGCTCGTCGTGCTACGCCTGTACGGTCGAGTGTCCGCGCGAGATCAAGGTCACGGACATCATGTACGCGCTCAAGCAGATGGCGATCCGCGAGAAGGCTTATCCCAGACGTTTCCGCATGGTGGTCCTCGCGAACGAGTTCTACAAGATGGTGCGGGCACGCGGCCGCGTCAACGAGATCCACTTGGTTACGCGTCTGAACCTACTCACGAATCCACTGGAGATGCTAAAAATGGCGCGGCTTGGCATCGAGCTCATTCGTCGCGGCCGCTTCTCGCTGCGTCCTGACGCGGTGAAAGACCCACAGCGCATCCGCGAAATTATGGAATACCAAGGCAATGGCAACGGCCGAAAGGAGGTCGCCACAAAATGA
- a CDS encoding Group 3c [NiFe]- hydrogenase, gamma subunit, which produces MPEKPKIAFYWCASCGGCEESVVDLAESILDVVAAVDIVFWPVAMDFKVKDVEAMPDKSIVATMINGAIRTSEQEEIAHLLRRKSQYIIAYGSCAHLGGIPALANLFPREQILEYAYEKAPSVVNEQRTRPTTVFKDNGHTVTLPEFRNVVRALDQVIEVDYYLPGCAPSPKLLAQAVQALLSGNLPPRGSVLAPDVALCEECPRKESKPTELSFTEFKRPHQVVLDPTQCFLAQGVICMGPATRGGCGAACITGNMPCTGCYGPPSRVKDQGAKILSSLCANLEAEDEQEIEKILQTIPDPVGTFYRYGLARSLLRRRADLK; this is translated from the coding sequence ATGCCTGAGAAGCCCAAAATCGCATTCTATTGGTGCGCATCGTGCGGCGGCTGCGAGGAGTCGGTCGTGGATCTGGCTGAGAGTATCCTCGACGTGGTCGCCGCCGTGGATATCGTGTTCTGGCCCGTAGCGATGGATTTCAAAGTGAAAGATGTCGAGGCTATGCCCGACAAATCCATCGTGGCGACGATGATCAATGGGGCTATCCGCACTTCCGAACAAGAGGAGATTGCTCATCTTCTACGGCGCAAGAGCCAGTACATTATTGCCTACGGCTCGTGTGCCCATCTGGGCGGAATACCGGCGCTGGCGAACTTGTTCCCGCGCGAGCAGATTCTGGAATATGCCTATGAGAAGGCGCCGTCGGTGGTGAATGAACAGCGCACCCGCCCCACGACTGTGTTCAAAGACAACGGCCACACGGTAACCTTACCGGAATTCCGCAATGTGGTGCGCGCTTTGGATCAGGTGATTGAAGTGGACTATTACCTACCCGGCTGCGCGCCTTCGCCGAAACTTCTGGCGCAAGCGGTCCAAGCCTTACTCAGTGGGAATCTCCCTCCCCGCGGGAGTGTTCTCGCCCCCGATGTGGCACTGTGCGAGGAGTGCCCACGCAAAGAATCCAAACCAACAGAACTGAGCTTTACAGAATTCAAACGCCCCCATCAGGTTGTCCTCGATCCCACGCAGTGCTTCCTTGCGCAGGGAGTCATCTGCATGGGACCTGCAACACGTGGAGGATGTGGCGCCGCGTGTATCACCGGCAATATGCCCTGCACGGGCTGCTATGGTCCGCCTTCCCGGGTCAAGGATCAAGGGGCCAAGATTCTCTCGTCACTTTGCGCAAACCTCGAAGCAGAGGACGAACAGGAAATCGAAAAGATCCTTCAAACGATCCCCGATCCCGTTGGGACGTTCTACCGCTATGGTCTTGCACGCTCGCTTCTGCGGCGTCGCGCAGACCTTAAGTAA